The proteins below come from a single Agrococcus beijingensis genomic window:
- the arfB gene encoding alternative ribosome rescue aminoacyl-tRNA hydrolase ArfB — MDDLHVPPGPGAPRGLRVPAVELVEQFSRSSGPGGQGVNTTDSRVQLSLDLATTSALSEPQRARVLERLAGRLTGTVLTVSASEHRSQLDNRNAARRRIIALLGDAVVPASVRRATRPTRGSQRRRSEAKIQRSETKRNRRPPRPE; from the coding sequence GTGGACGATCTGCACGTGCCCCCAGGCCCCGGCGCACCGCGCGGCCTGCGCGTGCCCGCGGTCGAGCTGGTAGAGCAGTTCTCCCGGTCGTCGGGCCCTGGCGGGCAGGGCGTCAACACCACCGACTCGCGCGTGCAGCTGAGCCTCGACCTCGCGACCACCAGCGCGCTCAGCGAGCCGCAGCGCGCTCGCGTGCTCGAGCGGCTCGCCGGCCGCCTCACGGGCACCGTGCTCACGGTCAGCGCCTCGGAGCACCGCTCGCAGCTCGACAACCGCAACGCGGCGCGACGCCGCATCATCGCGCTGCTGGGCGATGCGGTCGTGCCTGCCTCCGTGCGGCGCGCGACCCGGCCCACGCGCGGCTCGCAGCGTCGGCGCAGCGAGGCGAAGATCCAGCGATCCGAGACCAAGCGCAACCGCAGGCCGCCGCGCCCGGAGTGA
- a CDS encoding 4a-hydroxytetrahydrobiopterin dehydratase: MQDPKQQLTASEIADAGLTGWRHVDDTLTARFRTGSFATGLELVNRVGASAEAANHHPDVQLTYGAVEVTLTSHDAGGVTGRDLRLAREVSEHATAMGIETAEHR; this comes from the coding sequence ATGCAGGATCCGAAGCAGCAGCTCACCGCATCCGAGATCGCCGACGCCGGGCTGACCGGTTGGCGACACGTCGACGACACTTTGACGGCGCGATTCCGCACCGGCAGCTTCGCCACGGGGCTGGAGCTGGTGAACCGCGTCGGCGCGTCGGCCGAGGCGGCGAACCACCACCCCGACGTGCAGCTGACCTACGGGGCCGTGGAGGTCACGCTGACCAGTCACGACGCGGGTGGTGTCACCGGCCGCGACCTGCGCCTCGCGCGCGAGGTCAGCGAGCATGCGACGGCGATGGGCATCGAGACGGCCGAGCACCGCTGA
- the abc-f gene encoding ribosomal protection-like ABC-F family protein, translating into MTATLVAQGLAGGYGHRTLFDSLDLTVAPGDVVGVVGANGAGKSTLLRILGGEIEPQAGTVQLAPADAFVGWLPQEHERVEGETVVAYIGRRTGCAKATADMDAAAEALGDPSLAPDGVDPSDAYSVALERWLASGAADLDERIPIALAELGLELDGDPQQALMTSLSGGQAARVGLAALLLSRFDIVLLDEPTNDLDLDGLERLEAFVQGLRGGVVLVSHDREFLARCVTRVLELDLAQSSNRIYGGGYDAYLEERATLRRHAREAYDEFADKKADLVARARTQREWSSQGVRNAMKKAPDNDKNRRRAMTESSEKQAQKVRQMESRIARLDEVEEPRKEWQLEFTIGSAPRSSTVVSTLSGAVLRQGDFTLGPVSLQVSAGERIGITGPNGAGKSTLLRALLGRQAPDEGSANLGASVQVGEIDQARSLLVGDRPLATAFELLVPEMASGEVRTLLAKFGLRADHVGRPVDELSPGERTRAGLALLQARGVNLLVLDEPTNHLDLPAIEQLEQALESYEGTLLLVTHDRRMLETVQTDRQWIVQSGIVSER; encoded by the coding sequence ATGACCGCAACCCTCGTCGCCCAGGGGCTCGCCGGCGGCTACGGCCACCGCACGCTCTTCGACTCCCTCGACCTCACTGTGGCACCCGGCGACGTCGTCGGCGTCGTCGGCGCGAACGGGGCGGGCAAGTCGACGCTGCTGCGCATCCTCGGCGGCGAGATCGAGCCGCAGGCCGGCACCGTGCAACTGGCCCCAGCCGACGCCTTCGTCGGCTGGCTGCCGCAGGAGCACGAGCGCGTCGAGGGGGAGACGGTCGTCGCCTACATCGGGCGTCGCACCGGCTGCGCCAAGGCAACCGCCGACATGGATGCGGCGGCCGAGGCCCTCGGCGACCCGAGCCTCGCGCCCGACGGTGTCGACCCATCCGACGCCTATTCGGTCGCCCTCGAGCGGTGGCTCGCCAGTGGCGCGGCCGACCTCGACGAGCGGATCCCGATCGCGCTCGCCGAGCTGGGCCTCGAGCTCGACGGCGACCCGCAGCAGGCGCTGATGACCTCGCTCTCCGGCGGCCAGGCCGCCCGGGTAGGCCTCGCCGCGCTGCTGCTCAGCCGCTTCGACATCGTGCTGCTCGACGAGCCCACGAACGACCTCGACCTCGACGGGCTCGAGCGGCTCGAGGCGTTCGTGCAGGGGCTGCGGGGAGGCGTGGTGCTCGTCAGCCACGACCGCGAGTTCCTCGCCCGCTGCGTCACGCGCGTGCTCGAGCTCGACCTCGCGCAGTCGTCGAACCGCATCTACGGCGGCGGCTACGACGCCTACCTCGAGGAGCGCGCGACCCTGCGCCGGCATGCGCGCGAGGCCTACGACGAGTTCGCCGACAAGAAGGCCGACCTCGTCGCGCGCGCCCGCACGCAGCGCGAGTGGTCGAGCCAGGGCGTGCGCAACGCCATGAAGAAGGCGCCCGACAACGACAAGAACCGCCGCCGCGCGATGACGGAGTCGAGCGAGAAGCAGGCGCAGAAGGTGCGCCAGATGGAGAGCCGCATCGCCCGGCTCGACGAGGTCGAGGAGCCGCGCAAGGAGTGGCAGCTCGAGTTCACCATCGGCTCGGCGCCCCGCTCGAGCACGGTCGTCTCGACCCTCAGCGGCGCGGTGCTGCGGCAGGGCGACTTCACGCTCGGCCCCGTCTCGCTGCAGGTGAGCGCGGGGGAGCGCATCGGCATCACCGGGCCGAACGGCGCCGGCAAGTCGACGCTGCTGCGCGCCCTGCTGGGGCGGCAGGCGCCCGACGAGGGATCCGCCAACCTCGGTGCGAGCGTGCAGGTGGGCGAGATCGACCAGGCCCGCTCGCTGCTGGTGGGCGACCGGCCGCTCGCGACCGCCTTCGAGCTGCTGGTGCCCGAGATGGCCTCTGGCGAGGTGCGCACCCTGCTGGCGAAGTTCGGCCTGCGGGCCGACCACGTGGGGCGCCCGGTCGACGAGCTCTCGCCCGGCGAGCGCACCAGGGCGGGGCTCGCGCTGCTGCAGGCGCGCGGGGTCAACCTGCTCGTGCTCGACGAGCCGACCAACCACCTCGACCTGCCCGCGATCGAGCAGCTCGAGCAGGCGCTCGAGAGCTACGAGGGCACCCTCTTGCTGGTGACGCACGACCGGCGGATGCTGGAGACGGTCCAGACGGATCGGCAGTGGATCGTGCAGTCCGGCATCGTCTCGGAGCGTTGA
- a CDS encoding zinc-binding dehydrogenase translates to MRAWQFVGTHKAFERVDIEEPKAGPGKVVIDVKAAGLCHSDVGILEDEKWLQTMKELPVVPGHETAGVISEVGEGVTDWKVGDRVAVWPLAELMGYMVNGAWEDRAEVSTEALIAIPDEVGFSAAAAATDAGMTSVGALSTAGVEAGMKVGVIGFGGLGQIGARVAKLRGADVYVAEVNESIWERVREAGATRVAKSITEFADVELDVIIDYAGFGVTTADALQTVKSSGGGRVVQVGMGKLESTIDTYSLILGRKQLHGSMGGSKDDIVETMRHMASGDLKPAITEIDFEEIPAGIQQLIDGTAVGRLVAKVAD, encoded by the coding sequence ATGCGCGCATGGCAGTTCGTCGGCACCCACAAGGCGTTCGAGCGAGTGGACATCGAGGAGCCCAAGGCGGGGCCCGGCAAGGTCGTCATCGACGTCAAGGCCGCGGGCCTGTGCCACTCCGACGTCGGCATCCTCGAGGACGAGAAGTGGCTGCAGACGATGAAGGAGCTGCCCGTCGTCCCCGGTCACGAGACCGCGGGCGTCATCAGCGAGGTCGGCGAGGGCGTCACCGACTGGAAGGTCGGCGATCGCGTGGCCGTCTGGCCGCTCGCCGAGCTCATGGGCTACATGGTCAACGGCGCCTGGGAGGACCGCGCCGAGGTCTCGACCGAGGCGCTCATCGCGATCCCCGACGAGGTCGGCTTCTCGGCAGCCGCAGCGGCGACCGACGCCGGCATGACCTCGGTCGGCGCGCTCTCGACCGCTGGCGTCGAGGCGGGCATGAAGGTCGGCGTGATCGGCTTCGGCGGCCTCGGTCAGATCGGCGCTCGAGTCGCCAAGCTGCGTGGCGCCGACGTCTACGTCGCCGAGGTCAACGAGTCGATCTGGGAGCGCGTGCGCGAGGCCGGCGCCACGCGCGTCGCCAAGTCGATCACCGAGTTCGCCGATGTCGAGCTCGACGTGATCATCGACTACGCCGGCTTCGGCGTGACGACGGCGGATGCGCTGCAGACGGTGAAGTCGTCGGGTGGCGGCCGCGTCGTGCAGGTCGGCATGGGCAAGCTCGAGTCGACCATCGACACCTACTCGCTCATCCTCGGCCGCAAGCAGCTGCACGGCTCGATGGGCGGCAGCAAGGACGACATCGTCGAGACCATGCGCCACATGGCCTCGGGCGACCTCAAGCCCGCCATCACCGAGATCGACTTCGAGGAGATCCCGGCCGGCATCCAGCAGCTCATCGACGGCACGGCCGTCGGCCGCCTGGTGGCGAAGGTCGCCGACTGA
- a CDS encoding GNAT family N-acetyltransferase, translating to MNAPHLQRALLDGYVVDTDPARLDVERIHTWLSTDAYWALGRHVDVVRRAIAGSVSFGVYAADGAQVGYARLVTDGATFGWLCDVYIDRSARGLGLGSALARAIVDAVRPLQLKRLMLATADAHEIYLQAGFVLHPNPEQVMVLAAEQA from the coding sequence ATGAACGCCCCGCACCTGCAGCGCGCGCTGCTCGACGGCTACGTCGTCGACACGGACCCCGCACGGCTCGACGTCGAGCGCATCCACACGTGGCTGTCGACGGATGCGTATTGGGCGTTGGGCAGGCACGTGGACGTCGTGCGCCGCGCGATCGCGGGATCGGTGAGCTTCGGCGTCTACGCGGCCGACGGCGCCCAGGTGGGCTATGCCCGGCTCGTCACCGACGGCGCCACCTTCGGCTGGCTGTGCGACGTCTACATCGACCGCTCCGCCCGCGGGCTCGGGCTCGGCTCCGCGCTCGCGAGGGCGATCGTCGATGCCGTGCGCCCGCTGCAGCTGAAGCGGCTGATGCTCGCGACCGCCGACGCGCACGAGATCTACCTGCAGGCCGGCTTCGTGCTGCATCCGAACCCCGAGCAGGTGATGGTGCTTGCGGCCGAGCAGGCGTGA
- a CDS encoding type II toxin-antitoxin system PemK/MazF family toxin — protein MAEQLRRGAVVWAQLDPARGREQAGRRPVLVVSSDLYLEQADTLAIVVPVTTTARGWPNHVRLRGAALELPRTSFAMTEQPRTVTRDRLGVVVGVADQPTMRDVDRWLRDFLGLP, from the coding sequence ATGGCTGAGCAGCTGAGGCGTGGCGCGGTCGTCTGGGCCCAATTGGATCCAGCGCGTGGCCGCGAGCAAGCCGGGCGGCGACCGGTTCTGGTCGTGTCGAGCGACCTGTACCTCGAGCAGGCGGACACGCTCGCGATCGTCGTGCCGGTGACGACGACGGCAAGGGGCTGGCCGAATCACGTGCGGCTCCGAGGCGCGGCTCTCGAACTGCCGCGGACGAGCTTCGCGATGACCGAGCAGCCTCGCACCGTGACCCGGGACCGTCTCGGCGTCGTGGTCGGCGTGGCCGACCAGCCCACCATGCGTGATGTCGATCGTTGGCTGCGCGACTTCCTCGGCCTCCCATGA
- a CDS encoding competence/damage-inducible protein A: protein MSNPTAAMLVIGDEILSGRTREANAYHLAGRLTPVGIELREIRVVPDDHGVIVDALNALRAAHRHVFTSGGIGPTHDDITVDAVAAAFGVAVEVRDDARQQMQAAVGVGRVLTAEHLRMARIPAGAELIVNRISGAPGFSVGNVHVMAGVPDIFVAMLDELLPSLEAGSPVLSREVRFEVGEGRIAAPLRELAAALPTLSIGSYPFRDTTGYGTNIVVRGTDAALIDRAIERLEAIRSATA, encoded by the coding sequence ATGTCGAACCCGACCGCCGCAATGCTCGTGATCGGCGACGAGATCCTGTCAGGCCGCACCCGCGAGGCGAACGCCTACCACCTCGCCGGTCGGCTGACCCCGGTCGGGATCGAGCTGCGCGAGATCCGCGTCGTGCCCGACGACCACGGCGTGATCGTCGATGCGCTCAACGCCCTGCGCGCCGCGCACCGGCACGTCTTCACTTCGGGCGGCATCGGGCCGACGCACGACGACATCACGGTGGATGCCGTGGCCGCCGCGTTCGGCGTCGCGGTCGAGGTGCGCGACGATGCTCGCCAGCAGATGCAGGCCGCCGTCGGCGTGGGGCGGGTGCTGACCGCCGAGCACCTGCGCATGGCGCGCATCCCGGCCGGCGCGGAGCTCATCGTCAACCGCATCAGCGGCGCGCCGGGGTTCAGCGTCGGCAACGTGCACGTCATGGCCGGCGTGCCCGACATCTTCGTCGCGATGCTCGACGAGCTGCTGCCCAGCCTCGAGGCGGGCAGCCCCGTGCTGTCGCGCGAGGTGCGCTTCGAGGTCGGCGAGGGCCGCATCGCGGCTCCCTTGCGCGAGCTCGCCGCCGCGCTGCCGACGTTGAGCATCGGCTCCTACCCGTTCCGCGACACCACGGGCTACGGCACGAACATCGTCGTGCGCGGCACCGACGCCGCCCTCATCGACCGAGCAATCGAGCGGCTGGAGGCGATCCGCAGCGCGACCGCCTGA
- a CDS encoding TraR/DksA family transcriptional regulator — protein MSDPRAASIAERRRAVLAQLADVEQQLTELRRMREREHDDDEHDPDGVSLSSEWSRLEGLRQTQMDALASVDEAAARLARGQGATCSVCGGPIAPERLEARPDATTCIGCAR, from the coding sequence ATGTCGGATCCCCGCGCAGCCAGCATCGCCGAGCGGCGCCGCGCCGTGCTCGCGCAGCTCGCCGACGTCGAGCAGCAGCTGACCGAGCTGCGTCGCATGCGCGAGCGCGAGCACGACGACGACGAGCACGACCCGGATGGCGTGTCGCTGTCATCGGAGTGGTCGCGGCTCGAGGGCCTCCGGCAGACACAGATGGATGCGTTGGCGTCCGTCGACGAGGCGGCCGCGCGTCTCGCGCGCGGCCAGGGCGCGACCTGCAGCGTCTGCGGCGGGCCGATCGCGCCCGAGCGGCTCGAGGCGCGGCCCGACGCGACCACCTGCATCGGCTGCGCGCGCTGA
- a CDS encoding DUF1877 family protein — protein sequence MGIRYYAYAFEPERTEQALADPRSIISSDPLADAWGLPHGWRVGTTTDFRQSVPEADMLYLDKAWSDLQTATGPGEDGSPARPAFRMFEGRVRQTYEGWEAWVRALTPQDVREIVVDLDELDDDAVRARLSGRARYEAEPGHEADYALSHLQRAREFVAGLVADGRGMAYLIG from the coding sequence ATGGGAATCCGCTACTACGCATACGCCTTCGAGCCCGAGCGCACCGAGCAAGCGCTCGCCGACCCGCGCAGCATCATCTCTTCCGATCCGCTCGCCGACGCTTGGGGCCTCCCGCACGGCTGGCGGGTCGGCACGACGACCGACTTCCGCCAGTCCGTGCCGGAGGCCGACATGCTCTACCTCGACAAGGCGTGGTCTGACCTGCAGACCGCCACTGGCCCCGGCGAGGACGGATCGCCCGCGCGTCCGGCCTTCCGGATGTTTGAGGGTCGGGTCCGGCAGACGTACGAGGGCTGGGAAGCGTGGGTGCGCGCGTTGACGCCGCAGGACGTCCGCGAGATCGTCGTCGATCTCGACGAGCTCGACGACGATGCCGTTCGAGCACGTCTCAGCGGGAGAGCGCGCTACGAAGCCGAGCCAGGGCACGAGGCCGACTACGCGCTGAGTCACCTCCAGCGAGCCCGCGAGTTCGTCGCAGGGTTGGTCGCCGACGGGCGGGGCATGGCCTACCTGATCGGCTGA